A window of the Geothermobacter hydrogeniphilus genome harbors these coding sequences:
- a CDS encoding PaaI family thioesterase encodes MKKENLQEIISRDGHCFGCSQQNPYGLKMRFYAGDSVVCSWLSVPEHLCGWNGIVHGGVLSTILDEIMSWSAIHNLRHVVMTKTMTVDFLKPVYIGEDLRVEGRVIEQTGKREVVMEGRIYKDDVLCARSRGTFAMFTAKAVKKMNIMPPEVLEGLGGVLDV; translated from the coding sequence ATGAAAAAAGAAAATTTGCAGGAAATCATCAGTCGTGACGGGCACTGTTTCGGCTGCAGCCAGCAGAATCCCTATGGATTGAAGATGCGCTTTTACGCAGGTGACAGCGTTGTCTGTTCCTGGCTGAGCGTTCCGGAGCACCTCTGCGGCTGGAATGGAATCGTCCACGGCGGAGTCCTTTCCACCATCCTCGATGAGATCATGAGCTGGAGCGCCATTCACAATCTCCGCCACGTTGTCATGACCAAAACCATGACGGTGGATTTTCTCAAGCCGGTTTATATCGGTGAAGACCTGCGGGTTGAAGGGCGTGTCATTGAGCAGACGGGAAAACGGGAAGTCGTCATGGAGGGTCGGATCTACAAGGATGATGTCCTCTGTGCCCGAAGCCGCGGGACCTTTGCCATGTTCACCGCCAAGGCGGTGAAAAAAATGAACATCATGCCCCCCGAGGTTCTTGAAGGTTTAGGCGGGGTGCTTGACGTCTGA
- the amaB gene encoding L-piperidine-6-carboxylate dehydrogenase translates to MDFLQELGIRKKNFGAATGIEWTETTDQGELNIVSPVDGRHIASVYLASKQDYEKVVARAEKAFGQWREVPAPKRGEVVRQFGLQLRKYKEALGSLVSYEMGKSLQEGRGEVQEMIDICDFAVGQSRQLYGSTMVSEREQHRMYDQYHPLGVVGIISAFNFPVAVWSWNAMLAAVCGDASLWKPSTRVPLCAIAVQNILAETIRRNSLPEGLFSLVIGRGSQVGEMMLNDRRLPLISITGSTEVGRHGARQVAGRFGRTILELGGNNAIILTPDADLKMALPAIVFGAVGTAGQRCTSTRRLIIHEAIYARVRKALVKAYGGLRIGNPLDERNHVGPLIDTGAVEAFQQALRRVRQEGGRVICGGEVLTGKGYASGCYVRPAVVEAENHYAIVQEETFAPILYLIRYRGEVDEAISLHNDVVQGLSSAIFTENLREAEIFLSAVGSDCGIANVNIGTSGAEIGGAFGGEKETGGGRESGSDAWKAYMRRQTNTINYGRSLPLAQGIRFDI, encoded by the coding sequence ATGGATTTTTTGCAGGAACTCGGCATCAGGAAAAAGAACTTCGGAGCCGCGACCGGTATCGAGTGGACTGAGACCACCGACCAGGGCGAACTGAACATTGTCTCACCCGTTGACGGCAGGCATATCGCCAGCGTTTACCTCGCCTCGAAACAGGATTACGAGAAGGTTGTCGCCCGCGCGGAAAAGGCCTTCGGGCAGTGGCGCGAGGTTCCGGCGCCGAAGCGCGGCGAGGTGGTCCGCCAGTTCGGGCTGCAGCTGCGCAAATACAAGGAGGCCCTCGGCTCCCTGGTTTCCTACGAGATGGGCAAGTCGCTGCAGGAAGGCAGGGGCGAGGTCCAGGAGATGATCGATATCTGCGATTTCGCCGTCGGCCAGTCGCGCCAGCTGTACGGTTCGACCATGGTTTCCGAACGTGAACAGCATCGCATGTACGACCAGTACCATCCCCTCGGCGTGGTCGGTATCATCAGCGCCTTCAACTTTCCGGTCGCAGTCTGGTCCTGGAACGCGATGCTCGCGGCAGTCTGCGGCGACGCCAGCCTGTGGAAGCCATCCACCAGGGTGCCATTGTGCGCGATCGCGGTTCAGAATATCCTTGCCGAGACCATCAGGCGGAACAGCCTGCCCGAAGGCCTGTTCAGCCTCGTCATCGGCCGCGGTTCCCAGGTCGGAGAAATGATGCTGAATGACAGGCGGCTGCCGCTGATTTCGATCACCGGCTCGACCGAAGTCGGCCGCCACGGCGCCCGGCAGGTCGCCGGACGTTTCGGCCGGACTATTCTCGAACTCGGCGGCAACAACGCCATTATCCTCACCCCCGATGCAGATCTCAAGATGGCCCTGCCGGCCATTGTCTTCGGCGCGGTCGGCACCGCCGGCCAGCGCTGCACGTCGACCCGACGGCTGATCATTCACGAGGCGATCTACGCCCGGGTCAGGAAGGCGCTTGTCAAGGCTTACGGTGGTCTGAGGATCGGCAACCCGCTCGACGAACGCAATCATGTCGGGCCGTTGATCGACACCGGCGCGGTCGAGGCATTTCAGCAGGCGCTGCGGCGGGTGCGGCAGGAAGGCGGCAGGGTCATCTGCGGCGGCGAAGTCCTCACGGGCAAAGGGTACGCATCGGGCTGTTACGTCAGGCCGGCGGTGGTCGAGGCCGAAAACCATTACGCGATCGTCCAGGAAGAGACCTTCGCCCCGATTCTCTACCTGATCAGGTATCGCGGCGAGGTCGATGAAGCGATCAGCCTGCACAATGACGTGGTGCAGGGCCTGTCCTCGGCGATCTTCACCGAGAATCTGCGCGAGGCCGAGATTTTCCTCTCGGCGGTCGGTTCCGACTGCGGCATCGCCAACGTCAATATCGGCACCTCCGGGGCCGAGATCGGCGGTGCCTTCGGAGGGGAAAAGGAGACCGGCGGCGGCCGCGAGTCGGGCTCCGATGCCTGGAAGGCCTACATGCGCCGGCAGACCAATACCATCAACTACGGCAGGAGCCTGCCGCTGGCACAGGGCATCAGGTTCGATATCTGA
- a CDS encoding saccharopine dehydrogenase family protein, producing MKKRIRSVLVVGLGKVGQLVATLLQEEGYRVSGLDRQPPPEAPFALLKGVIAKDGVLVAALKDHDAVVSCLPFDLNLPVARAAHQQGCHYFDLTEDVATTRAVQDLAPTARGVMAPQCGLAPGFISIVGADLAARFDRLRSIELRVGALPQHPRGLLGYAFNWSPAGVVNEYLNPCDVIADGKATRVPPMEGLETIHIDGLQLEAFTTSGGLGSMCETFNGKVETLNYKTIRYPGHCRLMRFFFEELQMKKDRKRAGEILVDAKPPVNEDVVYIHAAVEGMQDGHLRREEFVRSYYPRQIAGQSWRAISWTTAAAACAVLELVARGELPAQGRIRQEEIPLAAFFGTPTGAYYRP from the coding sequence ATGAAAAAAAGAATTCGATCGGTCCTGGTCGTCGGCCTGGGCAAGGTGGGACAGCTGGTCGCGACCCTGTTGCAGGAAGAGGGCTACCGGGTGAGCGGGCTGGATCGGCAGCCTCCGCCGGAGGCACCCTTTGCCCTGCTGAAGGGGGTGATCGCGAAGGACGGTGTGCTGGTTGCCGCCCTGAAAGATCACGACGCGGTGGTCAGCTGCCTGCCCTTTGATCTGAACCTGCCGGTGGCGCGGGCCGCCCATCAACAGGGTTGCCATTATTTCGATCTGACCGAGGATGTTGCGACCACCCGCGCGGTTCAGGATCTGGCCCCGACCGCCAGGGGGGTGATGGCGCCGCAATGCGGGCTGGCGCCCGGGTTTATCTCGATTGTCGGGGCCGACCTGGCGGCCCGCTTTGACCGGCTGCGCAGCATCGAATTGCGGGTCGGCGCCCTGCCGCAGCATCCGCGGGGGTTGCTCGGCTATGCCTTCAACTGGTCTCCGGCAGGGGTGGTCAACGAATACCTCAATCCCTGCGATGTGATTGCCGACGGCAAGGCAACCCGGGTGCCGCCGATGGAAGGGCTGGAAACCATTCACATCGACGGGTTGCAGCTGGAGGCTTTCACCACCTCCGGCGGCCTCGGCTCGATGTGTGAAACGTTCAACGGCAAGGTCGAGACGTTGAACTACAAGACCATCCGTTATCCGGGGCACTGCCGCTTGATGCGGTTTTTTTTCGAAGAACTGCAGATGAAGAAAGATCGTAAACGGGCCGGGGAGATTCTGGTTGACGCCAAGCCGCCGGTCAATGAAGACGTTGTTTATATCCACGCCGCGGTGGAGGGAATGCAGGACGGCCACCTGCGGCGCGAAGAATTTGTGCGTTCCTATTATCCCCGGCAGATCGCCGGTCAGTCCTGGCGCGCCATCTCCTGGACGACCGCCGCGGCCGCCTGCGCGGTTCTCGAACTTGTGGCCCGTGGCGAACTCCCGGCGCAGGGGCGCATCAGGCAGGAGGAGATTCCCCTGGCAGCCTTTTTCGGGACCCCGACCGGCGCTTACTATCGGCCGTAA
- a CDS encoding ABC transporter ATP-binding protein, with translation MHDLNRPAPLPNPSDALFALRGLSYAYPGDIQALRDINLAIAPGDRLGLVGHNGSGKTTLVKQLCGLLQPQRGEVFYKGEKLRGDHLQRARLEIGLLFQDPDDQLFCHSLIEDVAFGPRNQGLPAATAEVAARRALEQVELLDHAYKAPHALSYGQKKRAALAGLLAMRPEVLILDEPTANLDPRQECLFLDLLRDYSGTLIVISHDLLFLYELCDRALVLDAGRSHHDYGMRDLVAHRPSLREHGLDFSFRFAGNEEDPSPRDNPAPAAMPKSSAAPASSTPLIELGGYHFSYPDGTAALKGIDLRIHSAERVALVGENGAGKSTLLACLLGIHRGKGFYRYDGKEMDNRRRKQLWNRVGLVFQDCADQLFCPSVFDEVAFGPRQRGYTEMEVERRVTKALRQVRLEGFEQRVPLKLSGGERKRLALAGVLALDPEVLILDEPTAGLDPQGEELLLQILREVKATLLLVSHDMFFVRRLTERTLVMHRGSILRDYPTASFLDDSELASLNGLDYTYRDRCAIEIRKIQHEHEHEHRHKHLHDHQHRHGDLLHSHPHEHEHEHRHRFRHSHDEEGGHSHPPQREFHDHPHPGHEDEPHDHEH, from the coding sequence ATGCATGATCTCAACCGCCCCGCCCCCCTGCCGAACCCGAGCGACGCGCTGTTCGCCCTGCGCGGGCTGAGCTACGCCTATCCGGGCGATATCCAGGCCCTGCGTGACATCAACCTCGCCATCGCCCCCGGTGACCGGCTCGGGCTGGTCGGCCACAACGGCTCGGGCAAGACCACTCTGGTCAAGCAGCTCTGCGGGCTGCTGCAGCCGCAACGGGGCGAGGTCTTCTACAAGGGCGAAAAACTGCGGGGGGATCACCTGCAGCGCGCCCGGCTGGAGATCGGCCTGCTGTTCCAGGATCCCGACGACCAGCTCTTCTGCCACAGCCTGATCGAGGATGTCGCCTTCGGCCCGCGCAACCAGGGGCTGCCGGCGGCCACCGCCGAGGTTGCCGCGCGCCGCGCCCTGGAACAGGTCGAGCTGCTCGATCACGCCTACAAAGCTCCCCACGCCCTGAGCTACGGGCAGAAAAAGCGTGCCGCGCTGGCCGGACTGCTGGCGATGCGCCCCGAGGTGCTGATTCTCGATGAACCGACCGCCAATCTCGATCCCCGCCAGGAATGCCTGTTTCTCGACCTGCTGCGCGACTACTCCGGCACCCTGATCGTCATCAGCCACGACCTGCTGTTTCTCTATGAACTCTGCGACCGGGCGCTGGTACTCGATGCCGGCCGCAGCCATCATGACTACGGGATGCGTGACCTGGTCGCCCACCGGCCGTCACTGCGCGAACACGGGCTCGATTTTTCTTTCCGTTTCGCCGGCAATGAAGAAGACCCGTCTCCGCGGGACAACCCCGCTCCGGCCGCGATGCCGAAGAGTTCTGCGGCTCCAGCTTCGTCTACGCCGCTGATCGAGCTGGGCGGCTACCATTTCAGCTACCCGGACGGGACCGCCGCCCTCAAGGGCATCGACCTGCGGATTCACAGCGCTGAGCGGGTCGCCCTGGTCGGCGAGAACGGCGCCGGCAAAAGCACCCTGCTTGCCTGTCTGCTCGGCATCCACCGGGGAAAGGGGTTTTACCGCTACGACGGCAAGGAGATGGACAACCGGCGGCGGAAACAGCTCTGGAACCGGGTCGGCCTGGTTTTCCAGGACTGCGCCGATCAACTCTTCTGCCCGAGCGTTTTCGACGAGGTCGCCTTCGGGCCGCGACAGCGCGGTTATACGGAAATGGAGGTGGAACGACGGGTGACAAAGGCGCTGCGACAGGTCAGGCTGGAAGGCTTCGAACAGCGGGTGCCGCTCAAGCTTTCAGGCGGTGAACGCAAGCGCCTGGCGCTGGCCGGCGTTCTGGCGCTCGATCCCGAGGTGCTGATCCTCGATGAACCGACCGCCGGGCTTGATCCCCAGGGGGAAGAACTGCTGCTGCAGATCCTGCGGGAAGTCAAGGCGACCCTGCTGCTGGTCAGCCACGACATGTTCTTCGTCCGCAGGCTGACCGAACGCACCCTGGTGATGCACCGCGGCAGCATTCTGCGCGACTATCCGACCGCCAGTTTCCTCGACGACAGCGAACTGGCCTCCCTCAACGGCCTCGACTACACCTACCGCGACCGCTGCGCCATCGAGATCCGCAAAATCCAGCACGAGCATGAACACGAACACCGCCACAAGCACCTGCACGATCATCAGCACCGCCACGGCGACCTGCTCCACAGCCACCCCCACGAACATGAGCACGAGCACCGGCACCGCTTCCGCCACAGTCACGACGAGGAAGGCGGGCACAGCCACCCGCCGCAGCGGGAATTCCACGACCATCCGCACCCCGGCCACGAGGATGAACCGCATGACCACGAACATTGA
- the cbiQ gene encoding cobalt ECF transporter T component CbiQ — MTPQPIILPGWSLAGGLLLLLLMGGASSWGIRRLVRGARQRRKGEPDWSLPQLDDATAGDSPIHRWEVRCKLVGMLGFAFLVVSLQDLRTAAAAGAIALSLLFVTRLPFDRSLARLLAMSGFLGMFLLVMPFSAPAHPGDILLQFGNLEPLPWNLRGLHKAATICLKACAVALLMEPLLATAPLTRTLQGLRRLGVPATIGQMLLLAHRYSYVFKHEAWRMATGMRLRGFQPGSNRRALGAYGNFLGMLFVRSFERTERVYDAMQARGYRDRFPEPEPQPATTKDLLLAGFFLLLGVALLLADRCYFSTF, encoded by the coding sequence ATGACTCCGCAACCGATCATCCTGCCCGGCTGGAGCCTGGCCGGCGGCCTGCTGCTGTTGCTGCTGATGGGCGGCGCCAGCAGCTGGGGCATTCGACGCCTGGTCCGCGGCGCCCGGCAACGACGGAAAGGAGAGCCGGACTGGTCCCTGCCGCAGCTTGACGACGCCACCGCCGGCGACTCGCCGATCCATCGCTGGGAGGTGCGCTGCAAACTGGTCGGAATGCTCGGCTTCGCCTTCCTGGTTGTCTCTCTGCAGGATCTGCGAACGGCGGCAGCCGCCGGCGCCATCGCCCTGTCACTGCTGTTCGTCACCCGCCTGCCCTTCGACCGTTCCCTGGCGCGGCTGCTGGCAATGAGCGGCTTTCTCGGCATGTTTCTGCTGGTGATGCCCTTTTCCGCCCCCGCTCACCCCGGCGATATCCTGCTGCAGTTCGGCAACCTGGAACCTCTGCCCTGGAACCTGCGCGGTCTGCACAAGGCGGCGACCATCTGCCTCAAAGCCTGCGCCGTGGCCCTGCTGATGGAACCACTGCTGGCCACCGCGCCGCTCACCCGCACCCTGCAGGGCCTGCGTCGTCTCGGCGTCCCGGCCACCATCGGTCAGATGCTGCTGCTGGCGCATCGCTACAGCTACGTCTTCAAGCACGAAGCCTGGCGGATGGCAACCGGCATGCGGCTGCGCGGCTTTCAGCCCGGCAGCAACCGCCGCGCCCTCGGCGCCTACGGCAATTTCCTGGGGATGCTGTTCGTGCGCAGCTTCGAACGCACCGAGCGCGTTTACGACGCCATGCAGGCCCGTGGCTACCGCGACCGCTTCCCCGAACCGGAACCGCAACCGGCAACGACAAAGGATCTGCTGCTGGCCGGATTCTTCCTGCTGCTCGGCGTCGCTCTGCTGCTGGCCGACCGATGCTATTTTTCAACCTTTTAA
- the cbiM gene encoding cobalt transporter CbiM: protein MHISDGVLPTTVALGSYAASAVIAAWSLRRTRPEALPKVAVVTATFFVASLIHIPFGPTSVHLLLPGLVGALLGASGFLAILVGLLLQSLLFQFGGLTALGANALMMGLPALACGFCFHRFKGKTVKRQMLVGGLCGGLGTMLAAVLLACLLATGGEDFFGVAKLALAAHVPVIIIEAIVTALTVSFLSRVKPELLQAPFQAGRESR, encoded by the coding sequence ATGCATATCTCCGACGGGGTTCTCCCCACCACAGTCGCCCTCGGCAGTTACGCGGCCAGCGCCGTCATCGCCGCCTGGAGCCTGAGACGCACCCGCCCTGAGGCCTTGCCCAAGGTGGCGGTGGTCACAGCGACTTTTTTCGTCGCCTCGCTGATCCACATCCCCTTCGGCCCGACCAGCGTCCACCTGCTGCTGCCCGGACTGGTCGGGGCGCTGCTCGGCGCCAGCGGTTTTCTCGCCATCCTGGTCGGGCTGCTGCTGCAGAGCCTGCTGTTTCAGTTCGGGGGTCTCACGGCGCTCGGCGCCAACGCCCTGATGATGGGACTGCCGGCACTGGCGTGCGGTTTCTGCTTCCATCGCTTCAAGGGAAAGACGGTGAAACGGCAGATGCTGGTCGGCGGTCTCTGCGGTGGTCTCGGCACCATGCTGGCCGCGGTGCTGCTGGCCTGTCTGCTGGCCACCGGAGGTGAAGATTTCTTCGGCGTCGCCAAGCTCGCCCTGGCCGCCCATGTACCGGTGATCATCATCGAGGCGATCGTCACCGCCCTGACCGTCTCTTTTCTCTCCCGCGTCAAACCGGAACTGCTGCAGGCTCCATTTCAAGCCGGTCGGGAGAGCCGATGA
- a CDS encoding DUF4198 domain-containing protein, whose translation MRKSLILFTVLLLAATPCYAHFGTLIPSDDIITQTDNKTLGLQVKFIHPMEGHYMEMARPKQFGVLHNGRKTDLLDSLRAVKGQGPGQSGQFTFWRSDYKIRRPGDYTFFVEPTPYWEPAEDKFIVHYTKVCVGALGLESGWDQPVGLETEIIPLSRPYGLWSGNLFSGRVLLKGKPVPYAEIEVEYLNEAAEGGKIHPPSDPFVTQVIKADGNGVFHYAMPKAGWWGFAALSDADWKLQHDGVDKDVEIGAVYWIHTTELQ comes from the coding sequence ATGCGAAAATCACTTATCCTGTTCACTGTCCTGCTGCTTGCCGCCACCCCCTGCTACGCGCATTTCGGCACCCTGATCCCGTCCGACGACATCATCACCCAGACCGACAACAAGACCCTCGGTCTGCAGGTGAAATTCATCCACCCGATGGAAGGCCATTATATGGAAATGGCCAGACCGAAGCAGTTCGGGGTGCTGCACAACGGCAGAAAAACCGACCTGCTCGACTCCCTGCGGGCGGTCAAGGGACAGGGCCCCGGTCAAAGTGGACAATTCACCTTCTGGCGCAGCGACTACAAGATCCGCCGCCCCGGAGACTACACCTTCTTCGTCGAGCCGACGCCCTACTGGGAACCGGCCGAGGACAAGTTCATCGTCCATTACACCAAGGTCTGCGTCGGTGCCCTCGGGCTGGAATCAGGGTGGGATCAGCCGGTCGGCCTGGAGACCGAAATCATTCCCCTGAGCCGCCCCTACGGGCTCTGGAGCGGCAACCTCTTCTCCGGACGGGTGCTGCTCAAGGGGAAGCCGGTCCCCTACGCCGAAATCGAGGTTGAATATCTCAATGAAGCCGCCGAAGGGGGTAAAATCCACCCGCCGTCCGACCCCTTTGTCACCCAGGTGATCAAAGCCGATGGCAACGGCGTTTTCCACTATGCCATGCCGAAGGCCGGCTGGTGGGGGTTCGCCGCGCTGTCCGATGCGGACTGGAAATTGCAACATGACGGTGTCGACAAGGATGTCGAAATCGGTGCCGTCTACTGGATCCACACCACGGAACTGCAATAG
- a CDS encoding LbtU family siderophore porin, producing the protein MLRTLTLIVVILLGTALPALAAHPDTKSDIENLKQRIRTLETQLGQKPATEGPFSLRSLNRYLTFSGLLELEASYNKVEGGDESSDLNLATAQLSTEAAINDRVNGHLILLYEEDGSGNESIKADEAVISLSCPQSLFGQTPAFHGGKMYIPFGKFNSSMVSDPLPLDLGETNNTAAMFALEGSLWNLSLGVFNGETDSRDDNNRIDSLVAALEISPLENLRFGFSWLSDLAESDAGLVADTNLYSSSVAAASAFLSLAFDHVAFEAEILGALDDFDRPLVGLTDLSGERPLAWDIEATWMPTDRTQLVARAEGADDFQDDPLRFGVTGSYGIFANTVVAMEYLYTDPETAPRNHSVTGQLAFEF; encoded by the coding sequence ATGCTGCGCACCCTGACACTGATTGTCGTCATTCTGCTTGGGACAGCCCTTCCGGCCCTGGCCGCCCATCCGGACACGAAGAGCGACATTGAAAACCTCAAGCAACGCATCCGCACCCTGGAAACGCAACTGGGGCAGAAGCCGGCAACGGAAGGCCCCTTCTCCCTGCGGTCCCTCAACAGGTACCTGACCTTCAGCGGCCTGCTGGAACTCGAAGCGAGCTACAACAAGGTCGAAGGGGGCGATGAAAGCAGCGACCTGAACCTGGCCACCGCCCAGCTTTCCACCGAGGCCGCCATCAACGATCGGGTCAACGGCCATCTTATCCTGCTGTACGAGGAGGACGGGTCCGGCAACGAGAGCATCAAGGCCGACGAGGCGGTCATCAGCCTGAGCTGCCCGCAATCCCTGTTCGGCCAGACTCCCGCCTTTCACGGCGGTAAAATGTACATCCCCTTCGGCAAGTTCAACAGCTCCATGGTCAGCGATCCCCTGCCCCTCGATCTCGGGGAAACCAACAACACCGCAGCCATGTTCGCCCTGGAAGGATCGTTGTGGAATCTGAGCCTCGGCGTCTTCAACGGGGAAACGGACAGTCGCGACGACAACAACCGGATCGACAGCCTGGTCGCCGCGCTCGAAATCAGCCCGCTCGAGAACCTGAGGTTCGGATTCTCCTGGCTCAGCGACCTGGCAGAGAGTGACGCCGGGCTGGTGGCGGACACCAATCTTTACAGTTCGAGTGTTGCCGCGGCCTCGGCCTTTCTCTCCCTGGCCTTTGACCATGTTGCCTTTGAAGCGGAAATCCTCGGCGCCCTGGACGATTTCGACCGACCGCTGGTCGGGCTGACCGACCTGAGCGGGGAGCGGCCGCTGGCCTGGGATATCGAGGCAACCTGGATGCCGACCGACCGGACGCAACTCGTGGCGCGGGCCGAGGGAGCCGATGATTTCCAGGACGACCCGCTCCGTTTCGGCGTCACCGGCTCCTACGGCATCTTTGCCAACACCGTGGTGGCCATGGAATATCTCTACACCGACCCGGAGACCGCCCCGAGGAACCACTCTGTGACCGGTCAACTCGCTTTCGAATTCTAA
- a CDS encoding ABC transporter substrate-binding protein has translation MKRLLVVVFLLLSVPAAARSYTVSFNQIVEHPALDALRQGIKDELKAEGFQVSYHDHIAQGSIATANLIARQMLGEQPDVVVGIATPTAQACAQVIRTIPIVFAAVTDPVGAGLVTSLEKPGGHITGTTDMSPVGRQIELIQSFLPGVKTLGVIYNSGEANSVTIVKALKEEAAERGLKVEEATVSNSAGVTQAAKSLVGRADAVYIPTDNTVVSAFEAIVKVGQQNRLPIFAADTDSVKRGAIAALAVDYYQMGRQTGEMVGRVLKGADPATMPVETLREFKIHLNPASAEKMGLKISDAQLKNADKIVE, from the coding sequence ATGAAGCGCCTGCTTGTTGTTGTCTTTCTGCTGTTGTCGGTGCCGGCTGCCGCCCGCAGCTATACCGTTTCGTTCAACCAGATTGTTGAGCACCCGGCTCTTGATGCCCTGCGCCAGGGGATCAAGGATGAATTGAAGGCGGAGGGGTTCCAGGTCAGCTACCATGACCATATCGCCCAGGGAAGCATCGCCACGGCCAACCTGATTGCCCGGCAGATGCTCGGCGAACAGCCGGATGTCGTGGTCGGTATCGCCACTCCCACCGCCCAGGCCTGCGCCCAGGTGATCCGCACCATCCCCATTGTTTTCGCCGCGGTGACCGACCCGGTGGGCGCCGGGCTGGTGACGTCGCTGGAGAAGCCGGGCGGGCACATCACCGGCACCACCGATATGAGCCCGGTCGGCAGGCAGATTGAGCTGATTCAGAGTTTTCTTCCGGGGGTAAAAACGTTGGGCGTGATCTACAACTCGGGTGAAGCCAACTCGGTGACCATCGTCAAGGCGCTGAAGGAGGAAGCGGCTGAGCGTGGTCTGAAGGTTGAGGAAGCGACGGTTTCCAATTCGGCCGGCGTCACCCAGGCGGCCAAGAGCCTGGTCGGTCGTGCCGACGCGGTCTACATTCCGACCGACAACACCGTGGTTTCGGCCTTCGAGGCCATCGTCAAGGTTGGACAACAGAACCGGCTGCCTATTTTTGCTGCCGACACCGATTCGGTGAAGCGAGGCGCCATCGCGGCACTGGCCGTCGACTATTACCAGATGGGCCGTCAGACCGGCGAGATGGTCGGCCGGGTTCTCAAGGGTGCCGATCCCGCCACCATGCCGGTCGAGACCCTGCGCGAGTTCAAGATCCATCTCAATCCCGCCTCGGCGGAAAAAATGGGCCTGAAGATCAGCGACGCGCAGCTGAAAAACGCCGATAAAATCGTCGAGTAA
- a CDS encoding ABC transporter permease yields the protein MTFYAFMGALEQGFAYGFLVLGVYLTFRVLDFPDLTVDGSLPLGAAVSAVAISSGVDPWVSLLLALGAGFLAGMVTGILNTKFGILHLLASILTMIALYSINLRVMGAPNVTLLGKPTVLDPLLNAGLGPFVAAPLLFGVLSCLGLLGLLWLLHTAYGLAIQATGANRQMITSQGVNTDRVIILTVGLSNGLAALSGALLCQSQGAADVNMGIGTIVAGLASVIVGETLFGCRSVGRALLAALLGSAVYRLAIALALSLKLGSFSFTPSDLNLLTALLVVGALVLPQVRRKVLKR from the coding sequence ATGACTTTCTACGCTTTCATGGGCGCCCTCGAACAGGGGTTCGCTTACGGCTTCCTGGTTCTCGGGGTCTATCTGACTTTTCGGGTGCTGGATTTTCCCGACCTCACCGTCGACGGCAGTCTGCCGTTGGGAGCGGCGGTCTCGGCGGTGGCGATCAGCTCCGGCGTTGACCCCTGGGTGTCACTGCTGCTGGCCCTCGGTGCCGGATTCCTGGCCGGCATGGTGACCGGCATTCTCAATACCAAGTTCGGCATCCTGCACCTGCTGGCCTCGATTCTCACCATGATTGCCCTTTATTCGATCAACCTGCGGGTGATGGGGGCGCCGAATGTCACCCTGCTCGGCAAGCCGACGGTTCTTGATCCGTTGCTGAATGCCGGCCTCGGTCCCTTCGTCGCCGCGCCGCTGCTGTTCGGCGTTCTTTCCTGCCTCGGCCTGCTTGGCCTGCTCTGGCTGCTGCACACCGCTTATGGTCTGGCCATTCAGGCGACCGGGGCCAACCGGCAGATGATCACCAGCCAGGGAGTCAATACCGACCGGGTCATCATCCTCACCGTCGGTTTGTCCAACGGACTGGCCGCGCTCAGCGGCGCACTGCTCTGCCAGAGCCAGGGCGCGGCGGATGTCAACATGGGAATCGGTACCATCGTTGCCGGTCTCGCCTCGGTGATCGTCGGTGAAACCCTGTTCGGCTGCCGCAGTGTCGGTCGGGCGTTGCTGGCGGCGCTGCTCGGTTCGGCGGTCTACCGGCTCGCCATCGCCCTGGCCCTGAGCCTGAAGCTGGGATCTTTTTCCTTCACCCCGAGCGACCTCAACCTGCTGACCGCGTTGCTGGTGGTCGGTGCCCTGGTTCTGCCGCAGGTGCGGCGCAAGGTGTTGAAAAGATGA